The window AACATTAATGGAAAAATCTTGTCCTATTTAGATGAATTGATTGAGCCAAATGTACTTGGTATATAGATTTAATAAACATTCACATTGCTTTTGACATACATATCAGGCGTAATCCATACATTTTGTTATATCAGATTTCAACTCACAGACACCACAATATAATTTCTCAATGATGTCTGACCCATTTGAATGTTGGTCTGCATGCTCCGTTTTACCAAGGTGCACATAATGGCCAATGGTAtcttttttggtgtgtgtttgtgcgttaACTAAAAAGTGGAGGAGCAATTGGAAGAATGTCAGAACAGCAGGGTGCCCCGGAGCAGCTGGCTGCAGGAAAGAGCCAGGGTGGAGCCGGAGCCACATACAAGGTATTGAAATAGCAAGCATACGCAGCAGTGAGATTTATGCACATGCCAATAATGCCACTCATGCTTGAACGCGCCCTTCTTCTAAACTGTTTAACTCGCACTTCACGAATGCCtgaaagacccccccccctctattTTTCTCTATGACCCAGGTGGTGCTGTTTGAATTTGAGAACTTTCAGGGAAGCAAAGCTGAGTTCTCAGCAGAGTGTCAAGATGTACTCGAGAAAGGCCTCCAGAAGGTTGCCTCGGTGATAGTAGAATGTGGGCCGTGAGTAATCTTTGGAGATGTTTCAATTCACACATGTATGCATTCTTTGAAATGTGTCGATTTAATCACACACATCCTTTTTGTTGTCCTTTTTATTCCAACAGATGGGTGGCTTATGATCGTCACGGCTTCACGGGGGAACAATTTATTCTGGAGAAAGGCCAGTACCCTCGCTGGGACACTTGGACCAACAGTCAGAACAGCTACTCCCTCTTGTCCCTAAAGCCACTCAAGTTGGTGGGTATAAGTCACTTCGTGAATCTCGATGGGTTTTACATTTGCCATATCAGCATTTTGTGTCTCCCGTCCATTTTCAGGATAGTGCTGACCACAAGATACACTTGTTTGAGAACCCCGGCTTTACAGGTAGAAAGCTGGAAATTATTGACGATGACGTTCCCAGTTTGTGGGGCCACGGTTTTCAGGATCGCGTAGCAAGTGTCAAAGCTCTCAATGGAACGTAAGATCTCTCCTCACTATCACTTGATATTATCCTGATAGTCTGTGGGCAATTTTGGACTCCACATTCTGTGTATCTGTGAAACTTCTCCAGATGGGTTGGCTACATGTACCCAGGCTACAGGGGGCGCCAGTTTATCTTTGAACTAGGGGATTTCAAGCACTGGAATGACTGGCACGCCCCCGTGCCCCAGATCCAGTCTGTCCGACGCGTGCGGGACATGCAGTGGCACAAGACGGGCTGCTTCTCTGCTGTAGATCCGGCTCCAGCTCCCACTCCAGACCCTGACCCTGCTCCAGCACCACCTGTTCCTTCTACCAAAGGTGGATCCAGCTGAGCGGGATCCTAACCTGCCTCTCCCAAGCGCCACGCAGAGCCCTGTCTCTGCCCTCACTAACCTTGACAAATGCTGCTTATGCCCACAGGAGTGCCATATATATTTCCGTGGCCAATAAAAGTCGACTTGCAATTGGTGGTTGTTAATAATGCTCATGTAATTAGTCAAAGAGATGTCATGTAAACACTGTAGAAAAGTCACGAGAAGTGAAAAATCTTCCTGTATGTGAAACTATTCCAGTCTACCACTTTACCGTAGCATAAAGAGGCCACAATGTATTGTCAGTGTGTGATTAGCATTTAGTCATAAGCATGGAAACTATATCAAAATGTATGTAAGCTTGCTATTAAAATATAGTGCACCACATTTCCCCCCTGTAGTCCTCATTGTCTGTTTGATCAGCATTGTAATGACCTGTTGAAAGACAATCAtcaaaaatccaattttgaaatgtgacTCAGCCACAAGCAGCcgtaaaatatttgatcatgTACTCTTCACATCTTCAAGTGTATCAAGCAACCCCTCTGTAGCTTTGTCTTCTTTGCACACACAACCCAAACATGCAAATTATATCATAAAGAAAAGCATATAACCCTGAGCCTATGCATATCGATTTACGTAGTTCTTAAGTGTAAATGAAACTGATAAAATGTAGGCCAGACCACTTTGTAGGAAACCTTTGGATGGATATGGTCAAATCCAAGGACAAAATACATATGGTGTATAACCTTCCCAATAGCTTACATTACCTGAACTTTTCCCTAAAATTATAAGAAACAGCCAACAAACACAGAATGAAAAGCGTCCATCTTCGTCATGATAAAATAACAGACGTAGAGGGTTAACCTTAGAAAACGATGTCTACACTGTATGACAAAGTCAGCCGCCTTTGATAACAGGAGTGAATCGCCTCACAGCAAAATATGACTTTGAATCTGGAATAATTGTGAAAATCTGCCaccaataaaatatttgtaaatcaCAATTCATGAGTCTGCcctcttttatttattgttttatgattttatttccacCATACCATTGTCAGACCACAAATTAAGAGTTCTCAGTTTGTATTTGTACACAATCGCATGTCtgtatgtactgtaaataACATGCTCCACAAACTACGTACATGAGATGTGTACAAACTACAATCAACTCATTTCACAAGTTGGCAGTTAAATGCCTTGGTGTGGAGCATATCTAATTTATCTGTATGACCTGTTTAATCTTGACCAAATgacttattttttctttttcactgtATGACTGGGACACATGGTGTCAAAACCAGCGGATTCTAAAATGGCATGAGGTGACATTTGAAagggctttattttttttacttgcggCACAACACATGAATTCTAAGAACGTAAACAATACAGTTCTATACATCTAAAACTTACtttgtaaaatatataatgaaaAAATTATCCAACATCATAATGTTATTTAGAGGCTAAATACACAACTACACGAGGCAAAGTACTGCTTTATGAAATTTGTAATTTGTAAATTAGACACGATTGTTTGACCAGAGTTTGCATTAAAATTTACTTGACTTCAATTGCTGCCTTTATAGTTATGAAAAATAACTTTCTAAGCATTGTCTTCCACGAGCCGCATCACAGGAATGTTCACTCTACTCTCTCATTGTGGCTGGGGACCTTTTGGCACTGTTTGTGCTGAA is drawn from Syngnathus acus chromosome 9, fSynAcu1.2, whole genome shotgun sequence and contains these coding sequences:
- the LOC119126628 gene encoding beta-crystallin B3-like → MAQPHQRPSGFEKGQRHFLADRRSGGAIGRMSEQQGAPEQLAAGKSQGGAGATYKVVLFEFENFQGSKAEFSAECQDVLEKGLQKVASVIVECGPWVAYDRHGFTGEQFILEKGQYPRWDTWTNSQNSYSLLSLKPLKLDSADHKIHLFENPGFTGRKLEIIDDDVPSLWGHGFQDRVASVKALNGTWVGYMYPGYRGRQFIFELGDFKHWNDWHAPVPQIQSVRRVRDMQWHKTGCFSAVDPAPAPTPDPDPAPAPPVPSTKGGSS